In Deltaproteobacteria bacterium, a single window of DNA contains:
- a CDS encoding GNAT family N-acetyltransferase: MAFAIRAATEADAPVLLDLIRSLAAYERLADRVVADEAALRATLFGPRPYAEAVLGIADGLAVGYALFFHSYSSFLARPGLVLEDLFVRPEARGRGYGTALLSHVARVAVDRGCGRLEWSVLDWNEPAIRLYRHLGAQPLSDWTIYRIDGRALAALAARAR; encoded by the coding sequence ATGGCATTCGCAATCCGTGCGGCAACGGAGGCCGACGCGCCGGTGTTGCTCGACCTGATCCGATCGCTGGCGGCGTACGAGCGGCTGGCCGACCGGGTGGTCGCCGACGAAGCGGCGCTGCGCGCGACGCTGTTCGGGCCGCGGCCGTATGCCGAGGCGGTGCTGGGCATCGCCGACGGTCTCGCAGTCGGCTACGCGCTGTTCTTTCACAGCTATTCGTCGTTTCTCGCGCGGCCGGGGCTGGTGCTCGAGGACCTGTTCGTGCGGCCGGAAGCGCGCGGGCGAGGCTACGGGACGGCGCTGCTGTCGCACGTCGCGCGCGTCGCGGTCGACCGCGGCTGTGGCCGGCTCGAGTGGTCGGTGCTCGACTGGAACGAGCCGGCGATCCGGTTGTATCGCCATCTCGGCGCGCAGCCGCTGTCGGACTGGACGATCTACCGGATCGACGGCCGGGCGCTCGCCGCGCTCGCGGCGCGCGCGCGCTGA
- a CDS encoding M20/M25/M40 family metallo-hydrolase, whose product MRRHLTCAAAPSRIFSAISAGCVRARERKLADRGGTRCGLTRGMVRTTPTSRALLGLAGALVLASCAAEDAPAADAFAAGRGAGADRWLTVDARRLARAVPRLSPDARAAFTPADVVDGVAIVRAPTGAIAELSAALHAGGARCGGFMAHPTRAAAIAAARAAAAPRAVAYAAAYTMDRADVVAAVTAGLSAAAIEDTIRTLSAYRNRFYTSDSGVDAAEWLADRWRAITAGRPDAQVRLVPHAFAQPSVELTIRGTAMPDEYVVIGGHLDSIAPGGANAVAPGADDNASGIAALTDVVRAMVAAGYRPDRTIVVYAYAGEEVGLLGSQDIAEDAAARGLNVVGALQLDMVNHHGSPEDMAIITDYTDPALTAFLEQLVDTYVGASRVRDTCGYACSDHASWYRAGFPVVHPFESRAADINAVLHTPDDTIDVSGGRADHALTFARTTAAFAVELAKGRTEDACTTDSDCGDGQTCAGGACVPMPPGGPDAGSAMPPGGPDAGAGGGAGGDGAGPAPVTSGCAAAGAPAADGGGWLALAWLAAWSARRRQRARAASAASARPSIR is encoded by the coding sequence ATGCGCCGTCACCTCACCTGCGCCGCCGCGCCGTCGCGGATCTTCAGCGCGATCTCGGCGGGTTGCGTCCGCGCCCGCGAACGGAAGCTCGCCGATCGCGGTGGCACGCGATGTGGATTGACGCGCGGCATGGTCCGCACGACTCCGACTTCGCGGGCGCTGCTCGGCCTGGCCGGAGCGCTGGTGCTTGCGTCCTGCGCCGCGGAGGACGCCCCGGCGGCGGACGCGTTTGCGGCCGGCCGCGGCGCCGGGGCCGACCGCTGGCTCACGGTGGATGCGCGGCGGCTCGCTCGCGCCGTACCGCGGCTGTCGCCCGACGCGCGCGCCGCGTTCACGCCGGCCGACGTGGTCGATGGCGTCGCGATCGTGCGCGCTCCGACCGGCGCGATCGCCGAGCTGTCGGCCGCATTGCACGCCGGCGGCGCACGCTGCGGCGGCTTCATGGCGCACCCGACGCGCGCGGCCGCGATCGCCGCCGCGCGCGCCGCGGCGGCTCCCCGCGCCGTCGCCTATGCGGCCGCCTATACGATGGATCGGGCCGACGTCGTCGCCGCCGTGACGGCCGGGCTGTCGGCCGCGGCGATCGAGGACACCATCCGAACCCTGTCGGCGTACCGCAACCGGTTTTACACCAGCGACTCCGGCGTCGACGCCGCCGAGTGGCTCGCCGACCGGTGGCGCGCGATCACCGCCGGCCGCCCCGACGCGCAGGTGCGGCTGGTGCCCCATGCGTTCGCGCAGCCGTCGGTCGAGCTGACGATCCGCGGGACGGCGATGCCCGACGAGTACGTCGTCATCGGCGGTCACCTCGATTCGATTGCGCCCGGAGGCGCGAACGCCGTGGCGCCCGGCGCCGACGACAACGCATCCGGGATCGCGGCGCTCACCGACGTCGTGCGCGCCATGGTCGCCGCCGGCTATCGCCCCGATCGCACCATCGTCGTCTACGCATACGCGGGCGAGGAGGTCGGGCTGCTCGGCTCGCAAGACATCGCCGAGGACGCCGCCGCGCGCGGGCTGAACGTCGTCGGCGCGCTGCAGCTCGACATGGTCAACCACCACGGCTCGCCCGAGGACATGGCGATCATCACGGACTACACCGACCCCGCGCTCACCGCGTTTCTCGAACAGCTCGTCGATACCTATGTCGGCGCGTCGCGCGTGCGCGACACCTGCGGGTACGCGTGCTCCGACCACGCATCCTGGTACCGGGCCGGGTTCCCGGTCGTCCATCCGTTCGAGTCGCGCGCCGCCGACATCAACGCCGTCCTGCACACCCCGGACGACACGATCGACGTCAGCGGCGGCCGCGCCGACCACGCGCTCACGTTCGCGCGCACGACGGCCGCGTTCGCCGTCGAGCTGGCCAAGGGTCGCACGGAGGATGCCTGCACGACCGACAGCGACTGCGGCGACGGCCAGACCTGCGCCGGCGGCGCCTGCGTGCCGATGCCCCCGGGCGGCCCCGACGCCGGCTCCGCGATGCCCCCGGGCGGCCCCGACGCCGGCGCGGGCGGCGGCGCCGGCGGCGACGGCGCGGGCCCCGCGCCGGTGACGAGCGGCTGCGCGGCGGCGGGCGCGCCCGCTGCGGACGGAGGCGGGTGGCTCGCCCTCGCCTGGCTCGCCGCGTGGTCCGCCCGGCGCCGTCAGCGCGCGCGCGCCGCGAGCGCGGCGAGCGCCCGGCCGTCGATCCGGTAG